The following proteins come from a genomic window of Actinopolyspora saharensis:
- the cobM gene encoding precorrin-4 C(11)-methyltransferase, protein MTVHFVGAGPGAADLITVRGQNTIASCPVCLYAGSLVPEELLEHCPEGARLVDTARMTLDEIIAEILDAQRRGLDVARLHSGDPSVFSAVAEQMRRLDEAGVDYEMVPGVPAFSAAAAALNREFTVPGVGQTVLLTRTAARATPMPEGEDLATLGRSRATMVLHLAVNRIEELVEQLVPNYGPDCPVAVVAGASRADETVLRGNLSDIAGLVRDAGVERTAVVVVGEVLTAGHFPDSHLYSANRCRS, encoded by the coding sequence TTGACCGTTCACTTCGTCGGAGCCGGCCCGGGAGCGGCCGACCTCATCACCGTCCGCGGGCAGAACACCATCGCCTCCTGCCCGGTGTGCCTGTACGCGGGCAGCCTCGTGCCCGAGGAGCTGCTGGAGCACTGCCCGGAGGGGGCCCGGCTGGTCGACACGGCCCGCATGACGCTCGACGAGATCATCGCCGAGATCCTCGACGCGCAGCGGCGCGGACTCGACGTGGCCAGGCTGCACTCCGGCGACCCCTCCGTGTTCAGCGCGGTGGCCGAGCAGATGCGCAGGCTCGACGAGGCCGGGGTCGACTACGAGATGGTGCCGGGGGTTCCCGCCTTCTCGGCGGCGGCCGCGGCGCTCAACCGGGAGTTCACGGTGCCCGGCGTGGGGCAGACGGTGCTGCTGACCAGAACGGCGGCCAGGGCCACTCCCATGCCGGAGGGCGAGGACCTCGCCACGCTGGGGCGCAGCCGGGCCACGATGGTGCTGCACCTGGCCGTGAACAGGATCGAGGAGCTCGTCGAACAACTCGTGCCCAACTACGGCCCGGACTGCCCGGTCGCCGTGGTCGCGGGGGCCAGCAGGGCGGACGAGACCGTGCTGCGCGGGAACCTCTCCGACATCGCCGGGCTGGTTCGCGACGCCGGTGTCGAGCGCACCGCCGTGGTCGTGGTCGGCGAGGTGCTCACGGCGGGGCACTTCCCGGACAGCCACCTGTACTCCGCGAACCGCTGCCGGAGCTGA
- a CDS encoding zinc finger protein, protein MHPENHENRARFWHPARRVDGKRHVFHGSGPGTGWDAKDTLCGSSVDPAPVSSTEWLLHPTCPDCWEELVREQVPDSPSGAQLDDGST, encoded by the coding sequence ATGCATCCCGAGAACCACGAGAACCGAGCACGATTCTGGCACCCGGCGCGGAGAGTCGACGGGAAGCGCCACGTCTTCCACGGGAGCGGTCCCGGGACGGGTTGGGACGCGAAGGACACCCTGTGCGGTTCGTCCGTCGACCCGGCGCCCGTGAGTTCCACCGAGTGGCTGCTCCACCCGACCTGCCCGGACTGCTGGGAGGAACTCGTGCGCGAACAGGTACCGGACTCCCCGTCCGGAGCTCAGCTGGACGACGGGTCCACCTGA
- a CDS encoding ferritin-like domain-containing protein produces the protein MSSAELSENGERALKRALGSEHAAVWLYGLAKAFAADSGVVSAVDEGISAHRDHRDRTRRVLRGAGSTPPPADPAYQPPESVTDQTSAVHALVAAEQDCSVGWLAVLERSENRRLSQLALDCLTGAATRATTLRLEIGEQPSFPAFPGRT, from the coding sequence ATGAGCTCGGCGGAGCTGTCCGAGAACGGCGAACGCGCCCTCAAGCGGGCGCTCGGGAGCGAGCACGCCGCGGTCTGGTTGTACGGGCTGGCGAAGGCCTTCGCCGCGGACTCCGGAGTGGTTTCCGCCGTCGACGAGGGGATCTCCGCGCACCGGGACCACCGCGACCGGACGAGACGGGTGCTGCGTGGGGCGGGCAGCACCCCCCCGCCCGCCGATCCCGCGTATCAACCTCCCGAGTCCGTCACGGACCAGACCTCGGCGGTTCACGCGCTGGTGGCGGCGGAGCAGGACTGCTCGGTCGGCTGGCTGGCCGTGCTGGAGCGCTCGGAGAACAGGCGGCTCAGCCAGCTCGCGCTGGACTGCCTCACCGGTGCGGCCACCCGTGCCACGACCCTGCGGCTCGAGATCGGCGAGCAGCCGAGCTTTCCGGCCTTCCCCGGCCGGACCTGA
- a CDS encoding aminotransferase class V-fold PLP-dependent enzyme produces MREAFGASFGVEPGYLNTAGIGVPPDFVAESLHAAITRWSEGRISAAEFDEPVARAKEGFAELVGVPRERVTAGSSVSQLVGMVAAGVAAGTSVLVVEREFTSVTFPFAVQRDRGVRVTEVPPDRLLEAVPEHDVVAVSLVQSADGRVFRPEELRAVAERHGVRVLLDVSQAAGWMPLELEWADWVVGCGYKWLMAPRGAAWLATRPEVLELQRAHGANWYAGQDPWSNLYGLPLRLAEGAGAFDASPDWFAQLGAAAALDWLRTVDLPAVREHCMELAGTLCAELEVPSPDSPIVALDATHASAELSAAGVCCTARDGRLRLAFHLYNTEDDVRLVSEALRRSSSAPLR; encoded by the coding sequence GTGAGGGAGGCTTTCGGGGCGAGTTTCGGGGTGGAGCCCGGTTACCTGAACACGGCCGGCATCGGGGTTCCCCCGGATTTCGTGGCTGAGTCCCTGCACGCGGCGATCACCCGGTGGAGCGAGGGCAGGATCTCGGCCGCCGAGTTCGACGAGCCGGTTGCGCGCGCGAAGGAGGGGTTCGCCGAGCTCGTGGGGGTTCCGCGGGAGCGCGTGACCGCGGGGAGCTCGGTCTCCCAGCTGGTCGGGATGGTGGCAGCGGGTGTTGCCGCGGGAACCAGCGTGCTGGTGGTCGAGCGGGAGTTCACCAGCGTGACCTTCCCGTTCGCGGTGCAGCGCGACCGGGGAGTGCGGGTCACCGAGGTGCCTCCGGACCGACTGCTCGAGGCCGTGCCCGAGCACGACGTGGTCGCGGTCAGCCTGGTGCAGTCGGCCGACGGGAGGGTGTTCCGCCCGGAGGAGCTGCGTGCCGTCGCCGAGCGGCACGGTGTCCGGGTGCTGCTGGACGTCAGCCAGGCGGCCGGGTGGATGCCGCTGGAGCTGGAGTGGGCGGATTGGGTCGTGGGGTGCGGGTACAAGTGGCTGATGGCTCCCCGCGGGGCGGCCTGGCTCGCGACGCGTCCCGAGGTGCTGGAACTTCAGCGGGCCCACGGTGCGAACTGGTACGCGGGGCAGGACCCCTGGAGCAACCTTTACGGGTTGCCGCTGCGACTGGCCGAGGGGGCGGGGGCCTTCGACGCCTCCCCGGACTGGTTCGCCCAGCTGGGGGCGGCGGCCGCGCTCGACTGGTTGAGAACCGTCGACCTCCCCGCAGTTCGCGAGCACTGCATGGAACTGGCCGGGACGCTGTGCGCCGAACTGGAGGTTCCCTCGCCCGACTCCCCGATAGTCGCGCTGGACGCGACCCACGCCTCCGCGGAGCTGAGTGCAGCCGGGGTGTGCTGTACGGCGCGGGACGGCAGGCTGCGACTGGCTTTCCACCTGTACAACACGGAGGACGACGTCCGGCTGGTGTCGGAGGCGCTGCGGCGGAGTTCTTCCGCTCCGTTGCGGTGA
- the cbiE gene encoding precorrin-6y C5,15-methyltransferase (decarboxylating) subunit CbiE — protein sequence MSDEPASGGPDRVHVVGIGADGWEGLSPAARRTVEAAEVLMGSHRQLALIPETTGERVPWPSPLLPALPGLLAEHAGRSTCVLASGDPMFHGIGATLAGLLGPQRLEVFPQPSSVSLACARLGWPSQDARVVNLVGRPVENLLRGLAPGERVLVLSSDGSTPAAVAELLTAHGFGPSELAVLENLGGRDERILRDTAAQLRTSTAALNIVAVECASDRGTGRLPSTPGLTEELFEHDGQLTKRDVRASTLARLAPRPGELLWDVGAGSGSIAIEWMRSAASCRAIAVERNPERAARTANNAAALGAGSLRIVREAAPEGLRGLERPDAVFVGGGVSVPGVLDSCVEALPRGGRLVVNAVTMESESTVIEWYSRMGGELVRIGIEQAGPVGGFTAWRPAMRVTQWAVTKP from the coding sequence GTGAGCGACGAGCCCGCGAGCGGCGGACCCGACCGGGTGCACGTCGTCGGGATCGGTGCCGACGGCTGGGAGGGCCTCTCCCCCGCCGCACGCCGCACCGTCGAAGCGGCCGAAGTCCTGATGGGCAGTCACAGGCAGCTCGCGCTGATTCCGGAGACCACCGGTGAGCGGGTGCCCTGGCCGTCCCCGCTGCTGCCCGCGCTGCCCGGACTGCTGGCCGAGCACGCCGGACGTTCGACGTGCGTGCTGGCCAGCGGCGATCCGATGTTCCACGGGATCGGGGCCACGCTGGCCGGACTGCTCGGCCCGCAACGACTCGAGGTCTTTCCGCAACCGTCCTCGGTTTCGTTGGCCTGCGCCCGGCTCGGTTGGCCCTCCCAGGACGCCCGGGTGGTCAACCTGGTCGGAAGGCCGGTGGAGAACCTGCTGCGCGGACTCGCACCGGGTGAACGCGTCCTGGTGCTCAGCTCCGACGGGAGCACCCCGGCCGCGGTGGCCGAGCTGCTGACCGCGCACGGTTTCGGCCCCAGCGAGCTGGCGGTGCTGGAGAACCTGGGGGGACGGGACGAACGGATCCTCCGGGACACCGCCGCTCAGCTGCGGACGAGCACCGCGGCGCTGAACATCGTCGCCGTCGAGTGCGCGAGCGACCGCGGAACGGGGCGGTTGCCGTCGACACCGGGGCTGACGGAGGAGCTGTTCGAACACGACGGCCAGCTCACCAAGCGGGACGTCCGGGCGAGCACGCTGGCGCGGTTGGCCCCACGTCCCGGTGAGCTGCTGTGGGACGTGGGGGCAGGCTCGGGCAGCATCGCGATCGAGTGGATGCGCAGCGCCGCTTCCTGCCGGGCGATCGCCGTCGAGCGGAACCCCGAGCGGGCCGCGCGCACGGCGAACAACGCCGCCGCCCTGGGGGCCGGCTCGCTGCGGATCGTGCGCGAGGCCGCCCCGGAGGGACTGCGGGGGCTGGAGCGGCCGGACGCCGTGTTCGTCGGCGGCGGGGTGAGCGTTCCCGGTGTGCTGGACAGCTGCGTCGAGGCGTTGCCGCGCGGTGGGCGTCTCGTGGTCAATGCCGTGACGATGGAATCGGAGTCGACAGTGATCGAATGGTACTCCCGCATGGGCGGGGAGCTGGTGCGGATCGGTATCGAGCAGGCAGGCCCGGTCGGCGGTTTCACCGCCTGGCGGCCCGCCATGCGCGTGACCCAGTGGGCGGTGACCAAGCCTTGA
- the yaaA gene encoding peroxide stress protein YaaA codes for MLVLLPPSETKSSGGDGPPLRLETLSFEQLNPTRERLALALAELGEDLPASLAALGLSERQAGEVERNAALWDSPTRPALERYTGVLYDALDVGSLSAAERSRADARLAVVSALFGVVRGGDPVPAYRLSAGSSVPGIGGLRGVWRPELTPLLRAQPGPVVDLRSGAYAALAKLPDAVEVRVVTEDSAGTRKAVSHHNKAHKGRLARALAKAEHEPAGPEDVAEIARGAGMRCERTGTHGLHLVVD; via the coding sequence GTGCTCGTACTGTTGCCACCCTCCGAAACCAAATCGAGCGGAGGCGACGGCCCGCCGCTGCGCCTGGAGACCCTGTCCTTCGAACAGCTCAACCCCACGCGGGAACGGCTGGCCCTGGCGCTCGCTGAGCTCGGCGAGGACCTGCCCGCGAGCCTCGCCGCGCTGGGGCTGTCCGAACGCCAGGCCGGTGAGGTCGAACGCAACGCCGCGCTCTGGGACTCCCCCACCAGGCCCGCCCTGGAGCGCTACACGGGGGTGCTCTACGACGCGCTCGACGTCGGTTCCCTGTCCGCCGCGGAGCGGTCCCGCGCCGACGCCAGGCTCGCCGTGGTCTCGGCGCTGTTCGGAGTGGTGCGCGGCGGCGATCCCGTACCGGCCTACCGGCTGTCGGCCGGATCCAGCGTGCCGGGGATCGGTGGGCTGCGCGGCGTGTGGCGCCCCGAACTGACCCCGCTGCTCCGAGCGCAGCCGGGCCCCGTCGTGGATCTGCGCTCGGGCGCTTACGCGGCACTGGCCAAGCTCCCTGACGCCGTCGAGGTGCGGGTGGTCACCGAGGACTCCGCCGGGACCCGCAAGGCGGTCAGCCACCACAACAAGGCCCACAAGGGCAGGTTGGCCAGGGCACTGGCCAAGGCCGAGCACGAGCCCGCGGGCCCCGAGGACGTGGCCGAGATCGCCCGGGGTGCCGGAATGCGCTGCGAGCGCACGGGAACGCACGGTCTGCACCTCGTGGTCGACTGA
- a CDS encoding YjbQ family protein produces MHSEEIEIRTGDREVVRDLNAECAKFLRGADGDEGLLHLWVPHATAGIAVLETGAGSDEDLLATLRDLLPADDRWRHRHGSPGHGRDHVLPALVPPHVSIPVLGGSMALGTWQSVCLVDTNTDNQVRRVRLSFLAG; encoded by the coding sequence ATGCACAGTGAGGAAATCGAGATACGCACCGGCGACCGCGAGGTCGTCCGCGACCTCAACGCCGAATGCGCGAAGTTCCTGCGCGGTGCGGACGGCGACGAAGGCCTCCTGCACCTGTGGGTACCGCACGCCACTGCGGGCATAGCGGTCCTGGAAACGGGCGCGGGCAGCGATGAGGACCTGCTCGCCACCCTGCGGGACCTGCTCCCCGCCGACGACCGCTGGCGACACCGCCACGGTTCCCCCGGGCACGGCAGGGATCACGTGCTTCCGGCCCTGGTGCCGCCCCACGTCTCGATCCCGGTGCTCGGCGGAAGCATGGCCCTGGGAACCTGGCAGTCCGTGTGCCTGGTGGACACCAACACCGACAACCAGGTGCGCCGGGTCCGACTGAGCTTCCTCGCCGGGTGA
- a CDS encoding proline--tRNA ligase, whose amino-acid sequence MITRMSTLFLRTLREDPADAEVPSHRLLVRAGYVRRVAPGIYSWLPLGLRVLRNIEQAVRAEMDAIGGQEIHLPALLPKEPYETTGRWTEYGPNMFRLKDRKKADYLLGPTHEELFAQTVKGEYNSYRDFPVILYQVQTKYRDEERPRAGILRGREFVMKDSYSFDLDDEQLGSSYRLHRDAYTRLFDRLGLRYTVVAATSGAMGGSASEEFLAECPTGEDTFVRSSESDYAANVEAVTTPPAPELPVEGRPQAEVHHTPDTPTIESLVEFLNDAESDRKFTAADTLKNVLVKTRQPGAEEWTLLAVGVPGDREVDMKRLEAALEPAEVALVDDADFAANPFLVKGYVGPKALQDNGVRYLVDPRVSNGSAWVTGADKSDHHVVDLVCGRDFTPDGTIEAAEVREGDPSPDGHGVLQAARGIEIGHIFQLGRKYTDAISLDALGQDGQPKRVTMGSYGVGVSRLVAAIAEQHHDELGLVWPRAVAPADVHVVIAGKDDALGTEAERISAELDDAGVRVVLDDRNVSPGVKFADAELVGVPTILVVGKGLSRGVVELKDRASGERTEVAADEVVDQLVELVRS is encoded by the coding sequence GTGATCACGAGGATGTCGACGTTGTTCCTGCGTACCCTGCGGGAGGATCCGGCGGATGCGGAGGTGCCGAGTCACCGTCTGCTGGTGCGCGCCGGATACGTGCGTCGGGTAGCGCCGGGCATCTACTCCTGGCTGCCGCTCGGGCTGCGCGTGCTGCGCAACATCGAGCAGGCGGTGCGGGCGGAGATGGACGCCATCGGCGGCCAGGAGATCCACCTGCCCGCCCTGCTTCCGAAGGAGCCCTACGAGACGACCGGGCGCTGGACCGAGTACGGCCCGAACATGTTCCGCCTCAAGGACAGGAAGAAGGCCGACTACCTGCTCGGCCCGACCCACGAGGAGCTGTTCGCGCAGACCGTCAAGGGTGAGTACAACTCCTACCGCGACTTCCCCGTGATCCTCTACCAGGTCCAGACGAAGTACCGCGACGAGGAGCGCCCCCGGGCGGGGATCCTGCGCGGCCGGGAGTTCGTCATGAAGGACTCGTACTCCTTCGACCTGGACGACGAGCAGCTCGGCAGCTCCTACCGGCTGCACCGGGACGCCTACACGAGGCTCTTCGACCGGCTCGGGCTGCGCTACACCGTCGTGGCGGCCACTTCGGGTGCCATGGGCGGGTCCGCCTCCGAGGAGTTCCTCGCGGAGTGCCCCACCGGGGAGGACACCTTCGTGCGCAGCAGCGAGTCCGACTACGCGGCCAACGTCGAGGCCGTGACCACCCCGCCCGCCCCCGAACTTCCCGTGGAGGGGCGTCCGCAGGCCGAGGTGCACCACACCCCGGACACCCCGACCATCGAGAGCCTCGTGGAGTTCTTGAACGACGCGGAGTCGGACAGGAAGTTCACGGCGGCGGACACGTTGAAGAACGTGCTGGTCAAGACGCGGCAACCGGGTGCTGAGGAGTGGACGCTGCTCGCGGTGGGCGTGCCCGGTGACCGCGAGGTGGACATGAAGCGGCTGGAGGCCGCGCTGGAACCGGCAGAGGTGGCCCTGGTCGACGACGCGGACTTCGCGGCCAACCCCTTCCTGGTGAAGGGGTACGTGGGGCCCAAGGCCCTGCAGGACAACGGGGTGCGCTACCTCGTCGACCCGCGGGTGTCGAACGGGAGCGCCTGGGTCACCGGTGCGGACAAGTCCGACCACCACGTGGTCGACCTGGTGTGCGGCCGCGACTTCACCCCGGACGGCACGATCGAGGCAGCCGAGGTGCGCGAGGGGGACCCCTCCCCCGACGGGCACGGTGTTCTCCAGGCGGCGCGGGGGATCGAGATCGGGCACATCTTCCAGCTCGGGCGCAAGTACACCGACGCGATCTCGCTGGACGCGCTCGGACAGGACGGCCAACCCAAACGGGTGACCATGGGGTCCTACGGGGTGGGCGTCTCCCGGCTGGTCGCGGCGATCGCCGAGCAGCACCACGACGAACTCGGGCTGGTCTGGCCGCGTGCGGTGGCCCCGGCCGATGTGCACGTGGTGATCGCGGGCAAGGACGACGCCCTCGGGACCGAGGCGGAGCGGATCTCGGCCGAACTGGACGACGCGGGTGTCCGGGTGGTCCTCGACGACCGGAACGTCTCGCCCGGGGTGAAGTTCGCCGATGCGGAGCTGGTCGGCGTTCCCACGATCCTGGTGGTCGGCAAGGGGCTGTCCAGGGGCGTGGTCGAGCTCAAGGACCGCGCCTCGGGGGAGCGGACCGAGGTGGCCGCCGACGAGGTGGTCGATCAGCTGGTCGAGCTGGTGCGGAGCTGA